The Argopecten irradians isolate NY chromosome 4, Ai_NY, whole genome shotgun sequence genome has a window encoding:
- the LOC138321324 gene encoding uncharacterized protein isoform X1 — translation MFPHSYLFLAGWLLVLLSNTNAQTCSPQCPVGQYCGNSLSGAGTSVCLDCDVACALGCSAAGPGACDQCKTEGYYNDVDTGTCRACNDACARCDGPGITQCSHCNTGYLLTGTACVECAEGTFGDNCTGVCHCLPNTGGCSNVDGACSYFECGWGYTDPPLCQTECVNQFGKNCKYDCHCPVNDTCNIQNGQCSSGQCEEGFSGPGCQTELPRLRIPPTISGNECGNVTVTWPAWDETLDKGQGPIYNYQVWSRSDNISDPGWYSQVNTPVGDTDILNTYTYTFTGLDPNSLYKFRVDTIAKDGKKPFSTKIWGFETKFFSVACPVLTTTTIKPLITTIQPLPGAVFTDFDVDVNTTDMSLYVNWTLMSDQTVSLDNLTLMYRVSRVRGCGPDIIDTDFQLVSLLNNTNISIPDLLPWRKYEYKVHVSITRGNLTESRTEQEGEFITPAKVPTGPVKDLRVTSTSASTGSIAWNEPECSHRNGEFRNYLISVKNLNNSAAVDSNFTTTQDNFDLSNLRSYTVYNVLVRFVNEEGVGPPGSVYLTTLETGKFSKSFLSISFRSVIQIQGL, via the exons ATGTTTCCTCACAGTTACCTATTCCTGGCCGGCTGGCTTCTGGTCCTACTGTCCAACACTA ATGCCCAGACATGTAGCCCCCAATGTCCAGTTGGTCAGTACTGTGGAAACAGTCTATCGGGTGCAGGCACATCTGTTTGTTTAG ATTGTGATGTTGCCTGTGCCCTCGGGTGTTCAGCTGCGGGACCTGGGGCTTGTGACCAATGTAAAACAGAAGGTTACTATAACGATGTCGACACAGGAACATGTAGAG CTTGTAATGATGCTTGTGCTAGATGTGACGGGCCAGGGATCACCCAGTGtagtcactgtaacacaggtTACCTCCTCACAGGAACGGCATGTGtag AATGTGCGGAGGGAACATTTGGAGACAACTGTACTGGAGTTTGTCACTGTTTACCTAACACCGGGGGATGTTCTAACGTGGATGGTGCCTGTAGTTATTTTGAGTGTGGATGGGGCTACACAGATCCACCTTTATGTCAGACAG aGTGTGTGAATCAGTTTGGGAAGAACTGTAAATATGACTGCCATTGTCCGGTCAATGATACTTGTAACATTCAAAATGGTCAATGCTCCAGTGGTCAGTGTGAGGAGGGCTTCTCCGGCCCTGGCTGTCAAACAG AGTTACCTCGTCTGAGAATACCTCCAACGATCAGTGGAAATGAGTGTGGTAATGTGACTGTCACATGGCCAGCCTGGGACGAGACTTTGGACAAGGGACAAGGTCCTATTTACAACTATCA GGTTTGGTCCAGAAGTGACAATATATCTGACCCAGGGTGGTACAGCCAAGTGAACACCCCCGTCGGTGATACAGATATTCTCAATACATACACCTACACTTTTACTGGACTCGACCCAAACTCTCTTTACAAGTTCAGAGTGGACACCATCGCCAAGGATGGCAAAAAACCGTTCAGTACCAAAATCTGGGGATTCGAGACCAAGTTCTTTTCAGTTGCATGTCCTG TTCTCACAACTACTACAATAAAACCTTTGATTACAACAATACAACCCTTACCAG GAGCCGTTTTCACTGATTTTGACGTTGATGTAAACACAACTGACATGTCCCTGTATGTAAACTGGACCCTGATGTCAGACCAGACCGTTTCCCTTGACAACCTGACGTTGATGTATCGCGTGTCCAGGGTGCGGGGCTGTGGGCCAGATATCATTGACACTGATTTCCAACTAGT TTCCTTATTGAACAACACAAACATAAGTATTCCTGATCTGTTGCcatggagaaagtacgagtaTAAAGTGCATGTTTCAATCACCCGTGGCAATCTGACAGAGTCGAGGACGGAGCAGGAAGGAGAATTCATTACACCTGCCAAAG TTCCGACTGGTCCTGTCAAGGATCTACGTGTGACATCCACTTCAGCTAGTACTGGTTCAATAGCATGGAACGAACCGGAATGTTCTCACAGGAATGGAGAATTCAGAAATTATTTAATCTCCgtaaaaaatttaaacaattcTGCAGCTGTTGATTCCAACTTTACTACTACACAGGATAATTTTGACCTATCAAATCTGAGGTCATACACGGTCTACAATGTTCTGGTGAGATTTGTGAACGAGGAAGGAGTGGGACCGCCAGGATCTGTGTATCTGACTACTCTAGAGACTGGTAAGTTCTCGAAGTCTTTTCTATCTATCAGTTTTAGAAGTGTCATACAGATTCAGGGGCTATGA
- the LOC138321324 gene encoding receptor-type tyrosine-protein phosphatase F-like isoform X3 encodes MFPHSYLFLAGWLLVLLSNTNAQTCSPQCPVGQYCGNSLSGAGTSVCLDCDVACALGCSAAGPGACDQCKTEGYYNDVDTGTCRACNDACARCDGPGITQCSHCNTGYLLTGTACVECAEGTFGDNCTGVCHCLPNTGGCSNVDGACSYFECGWGYTDPPLCQTECVNQFGKNCKYDCHCPVNDTCNIQNGQCSSGQCEEGFSGPGCQTELPRLRIPPTISGNECGNVTVTWPAWDETLDKGQGPIYNYQVWSRSDNISDPGWYSQVNTPVGDTDILNTYTYTFTGLDPNSLYKFRVDTIAKDGKKPFSTKIWGFETKFFSVACPGAVFTDFDVDVNTTDMSLYVNWTLMSDQTVSLDNLTLMYRVSRVRGCGPDIIDTDFQLVSLLNNTNISIPDLLPWRKYEYKVHVSITRGNLTESRTEQEGEFITPAKVPTGPVKDLRVTSTSASTGSIAWNEPECSHRNGEFRNYLISVKNLNNSAAVDSNFTTTQDNFDLSNLRSYTVYNVLVRFVNEEGVGPPGSVYLTTLETGKFSKSFLSISFRSVIQIQGL; translated from the exons ATGTTTCCTCACAGTTACCTATTCCTGGCCGGCTGGCTTCTGGTCCTACTGTCCAACACTA ATGCCCAGACATGTAGCCCCCAATGTCCAGTTGGTCAGTACTGTGGAAACAGTCTATCGGGTGCAGGCACATCTGTTTGTTTAG ATTGTGATGTTGCCTGTGCCCTCGGGTGTTCAGCTGCGGGACCTGGGGCTTGTGACCAATGTAAAACAGAAGGTTACTATAACGATGTCGACACAGGAACATGTAGAG CTTGTAATGATGCTTGTGCTAGATGTGACGGGCCAGGGATCACCCAGTGtagtcactgtaacacaggtTACCTCCTCACAGGAACGGCATGTGtag AATGTGCGGAGGGAACATTTGGAGACAACTGTACTGGAGTTTGTCACTGTTTACCTAACACCGGGGGATGTTCTAACGTGGATGGTGCCTGTAGTTATTTTGAGTGTGGATGGGGCTACACAGATCCACCTTTATGTCAGACAG aGTGTGTGAATCAGTTTGGGAAGAACTGTAAATATGACTGCCATTGTCCGGTCAATGATACTTGTAACATTCAAAATGGTCAATGCTCCAGTGGTCAGTGTGAGGAGGGCTTCTCCGGCCCTGGCTGTCAAACAG AGTTACCTCGTCTGAGAATACCTCCAACGATCAGTGGAAATGAGTGTGGTAATGTGACTGTCACATGGCCAGCCTGGGACGAGACTTTGGACAAGGGACAAGGTCCTATTTACAACTATCA GGTTTGGTCCAGAAGTGACAATATATCTGACCCAGGGTGGTACAGCCAAGTGAACACCCCCGTCGGTGATACAGATATTCTCAATACATACACCTACACTTTTACTGGACTCGACCCAAACTCTCTTTACAAGTTCAGAGTGGACACCATCGCCAAGGATGGCAAAAAACCGTTCAGTACCAAAATCTGGGGATTCGAGACCAAGTTCTTTTCAGTTGCATGTCCTG GAGCCGTTTTCACTGATTTTGACGTTGATGTAAACACAACTGACATGTCCCTGTATGTAAACTGGACCCTGATGTCAGACCAGACCGTTTCCCTTGACAACCTGACGTTGATGTATCGCGTGTCCAGGGTGCGGGGCTGTGGGCCAGATATCATTGACACTGATTTCCAACTAGT TTCCTTATTGAACAACACAAACATAAGTATTCCTGATCTGTTGCcatggagaaagtacgagtaTAAAGTGCATGTTTCAATCACCCGTGGCAATCTGACAGAGTCGAGGACGGAGCAGGAAGGAGAATTCATTACACCTGCCAAAG TTCCGACTGGTCCTGTCAAGGATCTACGTGTGACATCCACTTCAGCTAGTACTGGTTCAATAGCATGGAACGAACCGGAATGTTCTCACAGGAATGGAGAATTCAGAAATTATTTAATCTCCgtaaaaaatttaaacaattcTGCAGCTGTTGATTCCAACTTTACTACTACACAGGATAATTTTGACCTATCAAATCTGAGGTCATACACGGTCTACAATGTTCTGGTGAGATTTGTGAACGAGGAAGGAGTGGGACCGCCAGGATCTGTGTATCTGACTACTCTAGAGACTGGTAAGTTCTCGAAGTCTTTTCTATCTATCAGTTTTAGAAGTGTCATACAGATTCAGGGGCTATGA
- the LOC138321324 gene encoding uncharacterized protein isoform X2: protein MFPHSYLFLAGWLLVLLSNTNAQTCSPQCPVGQYCGNSLSGAGTSVCLDCDVACALGCSAAGPGACDQCKTEGYYNDVDTGTCRACNDACARCDGPGITQCSHCNTGYLLTGTACVECAEGTFGDNCTGVCHCLPNTGGCSNVDGACSYFECGWGYTDPPLCQTECVNQFGKNCKYDCHCPVNDTCNIQNGQCSSGQCEEGFSGPGCQTELPRLRIPPTISGNECGNVTVTWPAWDETLDKGQGPIYNYQVWSRSDNISDPGWYSQVNTPVGDTDILNTYTYTFTGLDPNSLYKFRVDTIAKDGKKPFSTKIWGFETKFFSVACPDNSSASGAVFTDFDVDVNTTDMSLYVNWTLMSDQTVSLDNLTLMYRVSRVRGCGPDIIDTDFQLVSLLNNTNISIPDLLPWRKYEYKVHVSITRGNLTESRTEQEGEFITPAKVPTGPVKDLRVTSTSASTGSIAWNEPECSHRNGEFRNYLISVKNLNNSAAVDSNFTTTQDNFDLSNLRSYTVYNVLVRFVNEEGVGPPGSVYLTTLETGKFSKSFLSISFRSVIQIQGL from the exons ATGTTTCCTCACAGTTACCTATTCCTGGCCGGCTGGCTTCTGGTCCTACTGTCCAACACTA ATGCCCAGACATGTAGCCCCCAATGTCCAGTTGGTCAGTACTGTGGAAACAGTCTATCGGGTGCAGGCACATCTGTTTGTTTAG ATTGTGATGTTGCCTGTGCCCTCGGGTGTTCAGCTGCGGGACCTGGGGCTTGTGACCAATGTAAAACAGAAGGTTACTATAACGATGTCGACACAGGAACATGTAGAG CTTGTAATGATGCTTGTGCTAGATGTGACGGGCCAGGGATCACCCAGTGtagtcactgtaacacaggtTACCTCCTCACAGGAACGGCATGTGtag AATGTGCGGAGGGAACATTTGGAGACAACTGTACTGGAGTTTGTCACTGTTTACCTAACACCGGGGGATGTTCTAACGTGGATGGTGCCTGTAGTTATTTTGAGTGTGGATGGGGCTACACAGATCCACCTTTATGTCAGACAG aGTGTGTGAATCAGTTTGGGAAGAACTGTAAATATGACTGCCATTGTCCGGTCAATGATACTTGTAACATTCAAAATGGTCAATGCTCCAGTGGTCAGTGTGAGGAGGGCTTCTCCGGCCCTGGCTGTCAAACAG AGTTACCTCGTCTGAGAATACCTCCAACGATCAGTGGAAATGAGTGTGGTAATGTGACTGTCACATGGCCAGCCTGGGACGAGACTTTGGACAAGGGACAAGGTCCTATTTACAACTATCA GGTTTGGTCCAGAAGTGACAATATATCTGACCCAGGGTGGTACAGCCAAGTGAACACCCCCGTCGGTGATACAGATATTCTCAATACATACACCTACACTTTTACTGGACTCGACCCAAACTCTCTTTACAAGTTCAGAGTGGACACCATCGCCAAGGATGGCAAAAAACCGTTCAGTACCAAAATCTGGGGATTCGAGACCAAGTTCTTTTCAGTTGCATGTCCTG ACAATTCATCTGCTTCCG GAGCCGTTTTCACTGATTTTGACGTTGATGTAAACACAACTGACATGTCCCTGTATGTAAACTGGACCCTGATGTCAGACCAGACCGTTTCCCTTGACAACCTGACGTTGATGTATCGCGTGTCCAGGGTGCGGGGCTGTGGGCCAGATATCATTGACACTGATTTCCAACTAGT TTCCTTATTGAACAACACAAACATAAGTATTCCTGATCTGTTGCcatggagaaagtacgagtaTAAAGTGCATGTTTCAATCACCCGTGGCAATCTGACAGAGTCGAGGACGGAGCAGGAAGGAGAATTCATTACACCTGCCAAAG TTCCGACTGGTCCTGTCAAGGATCTACGTGTGACATCCACTTCAGCTAGTACTGGTTCAATAGCATGGAACGAACCGGAATGTTCTCACAGGAATGGAGAATTCAGAAATTATTTAATCTCCgtaaaaaatttaaacaattcTGCAGCTGTTGATTCCAACTTTACTACTACACAGGATAATTTTGACCTATCAAATCTGAGGTCATACACGGTCTACAATGTTCTGGTGAGATTTGTGAACGAGGAAGGAGTGGGACCGCCAGGATCTGTGTATCTGACTACTCTAGAGACTGGTAAGTTCTCGAAGTCTTTTCTATCTATCAGTTTTAGAAGTGTCATACAGATTCAGGGGCTATGA